In Fibrobacter sp., a single genomic region encodes these proteins:
- a CDS encoding DUF1015 family protein: protein EEAKKAGTYTGEEEFNRYLAILFPSTQLKILDYNRVLKTLNGHTPEQLMEEMAKVFDIAELPEMQSPAKQNQVNFYMGGKWYACTFKSEYLQNLGPVDSLDVALLQKLILKPLFNVDDPRTSKNIDFVGGIRGLGELVKRVDSGECTCAFAMYPTTLDQLMNIADAGEIMPPKSTWFEPKLRDGLLVHTLD from the coding sequence CCGAAGAAGCCAAGAAGGCTGGCACCTACACTGGTGAAGAAGAATTCAACCGTTATCTCGCCATCCTGTTCCCCAGCACCCAGCTGAAGATTCTGGACTACAACCGCGTTCTCAAGACTTTGAACGGCCATACTCCGGAACAGCTCATGGAAGAAATGGCTAAGGTCTTCGACATTGCAGAACTGCCCGAAATGCAGAGCCCCGCAAAGCAGAACCAGGTGAACTTCTACATGGGCGGCAAGTGGTATGCTTGCACCTTCAAGTCTGAATATCTCCAGAACCTGGGTCCGGTAGACAGCCTTGACGTAGCTCTCCTCCAGAAGCTCATTTTGAAGCCCCTCTTCAACGTGGACGACCCCCGTACCTCCAAGAACATTGACTTCGTAGGTGGTATCCGTGGTCTCGGTGAACTGGTGAAGCGCGTCGATAGCGGCGAATGCACTTGCGCATTTGCAATGTACCCGACCACTTTGGATCAGCTCATGAACATCGCCGACGCTGGCGAAATCATGCCGCCCAAGAGCACCTGGTTCGAACCGAAGCTCCGCGACGGTCTCCTGGTTCATACCTTGGATTAA
- a CDS encoding S26 family signal peptidase, with protein sequence MSALTRKVKRLQRRNSQGHVFFLFFLLIVFFGLATLIRYYILVPVQVMDSSMSPKFKEQSVHWMCKLPQCIDQVNYWDIVWANSRSNETIVRKILAMPGDSIEITDKGRVITPHRNIKWKGEDSFIQSRAFYVPKAGDTLLFDQLNDVEQDYVISYLREKGENIIVKTTLWQGDREINIDRVGATKIANRQVSLNEINFLPWQDRYLIELQIRQSEPGNSPIKLKRELFRGKKKEEKISLELDEPKVEPDSSISDTAVAQADSFPPPKPAPLPEDSQSQENSEETIITEQINQILIEDDCYFLACEKGTNCLDSRELGFFTRDRLIGKHLVWPDKVNDRFIEPAMVYVRIVQSAAAGFWNSSVKFFTDTYDSTIGFYKTLFKSEEKKDDKKDSEDVKPES encoded by the coding sequence ATGTCTGCACTGACCCGAAAAGTTAAACGTTTGCAAAGGCGAAACTCCCAAGGTCACGTATTCTTCCTGTTTTTTCTGCTTATTGTCTTTTTTGGATTGGCAACCCTAATTCGTTACTACATCCTAGTTCCCGTCCAAGTCATGGATTCATCCATGTCTCCCAAATTCAAGGAACAATCCGTCCACTGGATGTGCAAGCTACCCCAATGCATCGACCAGGTAAATTACTGGGACATTGTCTGGGCAAATTCACGTAGCAACGAAACCATCGTTCGAAAAATCCTTGCCATGCCGGGTGATTCCATCGAGATTACAGATAAAGGAAGGGTTATCACTCCCCATCGCAACATAAAGTGGAAAGGGGAAGATTCCTTTATCCAAAGTAGGGCCTTTTACGTTCCGAAGGCGGGAGACACCTTACTTTTCGACCAGTTGAACGACGTTGAACAGGACTACGTCATCTCCTATCTAAGGGAGAAAGGCGAAAACATCATCGTCAAGACAACCCTTTGGCAGGGCGATAGGGAAATCAACATTGATCGAGTGGGGGCTACCAAGATTGCGAACAGGCAGGTCAGCCTTAACGAAATCAATTTTCTCCCCTGGCAAGATAGATACCTGATTGAACTTCAAATTAGACAGAGCGAGCCGGGAAACTCCCCCATCAAATTAAAACGAGAGCTTTTCCGTGGAAAAAAGAAAGAGGAAAAAATATCCCTGGAACTGGACGAACCCAAAGTAGAACCGGACTCTTCCATTTCCGATACGGCTGTAGCCCAGGCTGATTCATTCCCTCCACCAAAGCCCGCACCTCTTCCTGAAGACAGTCAGTCTCAAGAAAACTCAGAAGAGACGATCATTACAGAACAGATAAACCAGATTCTGATTGAGGATGATTGCTACTTCCTCGCATGCGAAAAGGGGACCAACTGTCTAGACTCCAGAGAGCTGGGCTTCTTTACCAGGGATCGCCTCATCGGCAAACATTTGGTGTGGCCAGACAAAGTAAACGACAGGTTTATCGAGCCCGCTATGGTCTACGTAAGAATCGTTCAAAGCGCCGCAGCAGGCTTCTGGAACAGTAGCGTCAAGTTCTTTACAGACACCTACGATTCTACAATAGGCTTCTACAAGACCCTGTTTAAAAGCGAAGAAAAGAAAGACGACAAGAAGGATTCAGAAGACGTCAAACCGGAATCCTAG
- the lepA gene encoding translation elongation factor 4 — protein MPQNDNIRNFSIIAHIDHGKSTLADRMIELTKTVSKNEMMNQLLDDMDLERERGITIKAHAIRMVYERDGKEYILNMIDTPGHVDFTYEVSRSLAACEGAILVVDASQGIEAQTLSNLYLAIENNLEVIPVLNKVDLPGAQPDHFAQMIGDLLGYDPDKIPRISAKTGLNVEQVLDKIVDEIPAPTGESDKPLKALIFDSVYDSYRGVINYIRIVEGTLKAGMKIRMMKTGGEYMVTEVGTFSMRRDPRPELSEGMVGYVLANVKTISDVKIGDTLTDAANPATEPLPGYKDILPMIYSGIYPINPEDYKDLREALEKLRLNDSALTWEPETSEALGFGFRTGFLGLLHMEIVQERLDREFNVDIITTVPNVEYHVYMSDGEMVKIESPSKLPDASRYDHIEEPYVKAQIFTPKEFVGALMTLCDEKRGEFETMEYLDETKCILKYNLPLAEIMFDFYDRLKSVSRGYAGLDYAPMGYRQNNLVKLDILLNGDPVDAFSVIIHRDKAHTYANAICVKLKDLIPRQQFDVAIQGAIGGKIISRSTVKAVRKDVLAKCYGGDITRKRKLLEKQKEGKKRMKSIGSVEVPQKAFLAVLSLSDNSTGGGED, from the coding sequence ATGCCTCAAAACGACAATATCCGAAATTTTAGCATCATCGCCCACATCGACCACGGTAAATCCACCCTGGCCGACCGTATGATCGAGCTGACCAAGACTGTTTCCAAGAACGAAATGATGAACCAGCTCCTGGACGACATGGACTTGGAACGCGAACGCGGCATTACCATCAAGGCCCACGCCATCCGTATGGTGTATGAGCGCGACGGCAAGGAATACATCCTGAACATGATCGACACTCCGGGGCATGTGGACTTTACCTACGAAGTGAGCCGTTCCTTGGCAGCCTGCGAAGGCGCGATTCTCGTTGTGGACGCAAGCCAGGGCATCGAAGCCCAGACCCTTTCCAATCTGTATCTTGCCATCGAGAACAACCTGGAAGTCATTCCCGTGTTGAATAAGGTGGACCTTCCGGGCGCACAGCCCGACCATTTCGCCCAGATGATTGGCGACCTACTGGGTTACGACCCCGACAAGATTCCCCGCATTTCTGCAAAGACGGGTCTCAACGTGGAGCAGGTGCTGGACAAAATCGTCGACGAAATCCCCGCCCCCACCGGCGAAAGCGACAAGCCCCTGAAGGCCCTGATTTTCGACTCCGTCTACGACTCCTACCGCGGCGTGATCAACTACATCCGTATTGTGGAAGGCACCCTAAAGGCCGGCATGAAGATCCGCATGATGAAGACCGGCGGCGAATATATGGTCACCGAAGTGGGAACATTCAGCATGCGCCGCGATCCTCGTCCGGAACTTTCTGAAGGCATGGTGGGCTACGTTCTTGCAAACGTGAAGACCATCAGTGACGTAAAGATCGGCGATACCCTGACTGACGCAGCAAATCCCGCCACGGAACCGCTGCCCGGCTACAAGGATATTCTCCCCATGATCTACTCCGGTATCTACCCCATCAACCCGGAAGATTACAAGGACCTGCGTGAAGCTCTTGAAAAGCTGCGCCTCAATGACTCCGCCCTCACCTGGGAACCGGAAACATCCGAAGCATTGGGCTTCGGCTTCCGTACAGGGTTCCTGGGACTTCTGCACATGGAAATCGTGCAGGAACGCCTGGATCGCGAATTCAACGTGGACATCATTACCACCGTTCCCAACGTGGAATACCACGTTTACATGAGCGACGGCGAAATGGTGAAGATCGAAAGCCCAAGCAAGCTCCCCGATGCCAGCCGTTACGACCATATCGAAGAACCTTACGTAAAGGCACAGATCTTTACGCCCAAGGAATTCGTGGGCGCCCTCATGACGCTTTGCGACGAAAAGCGCGGCGAGTTCGAGACCATGGAATACCTGGACGAGACCAAGTGCATCTTGAAGTACAACCTGCCCCTGGCAGAAATCATGTTCGACTTCTACGACCGCCTGAAGTCCGTGAGCCGCGGTTACGCCGGCCTGGATTACGCCCCCATGGGCTACCGCCAGAACAACCTGGTGAAGCTGGACATCCTCTTGAACGGCGACCCGGTGGATGCATTCTCCGTGATTATCCATCGCGACAAGGCCCACACTTACGCAAACGCCATCTGCGTCAAGCTGAAGGATCTCATTCCCCGTCAGCAGTTCGACGTGGCCATCCAGGGTGCCATCGGCGGTAAGATTATCAGCCGCAGTACCGTGAAGGCCGTGCGCAAGGACGTGCTTGCCAAGTGCTACGGCGGTGACATCACCCGTAAGCGTAAGCTCCTTGAAAAGCAGAAGGAAGGTAAGAAGCGTATGAAGAGCATCGGCTCCGTGGAAGTGCCCCAGAAGGCATTCCTTGCTGTGCTCAGCCTCTCCGACAATTCCACTGGCGGCGGCGAAGACTAA
- a CDS encoding peptidylprolyl isomerase yields the protein MSSCLAEGKVFNKDYSSIKAIEATITTHEGVIVLDLDYKAAPNTVANFVELANSGFYNGLLFHRVIPGFMAQGGDPQGNGQGGPGYTIDDEISNLKHEAGVISMANRGPNTNGSQFFITHTPQHHLDGKHTVFGKVVQGHDVVCRLEQNDPIINIKIVEKK from the coding sequence ATGTCTTCCTGCTTGGCAGAAGGCAAAGTCTTCAATAAGGATTATTCCTCCATTAAGGCAATTGAGGCCACCATTACAACTCACGAAGGCGTTATCGTTCTTGACCTGGACTATAAGGCCGCACCTAATACGGTTGCGAATTTTGTTGAACTTGCCAACAGCGGCTTTTATAATGGTCTCCTGTTCCATCGCGTAATTCCTGGCTTTATGGCACAGGGTGGCGATCCCCAGGGTAATGGCCAGGGCGGTCCCGGTTATACCATCGATGACGAAATCAGCAATCTGAAGCATGAAGCCGGCGTCATCTCCATGGCCAATCGCGGGCCCAATACCAATGGTTCCCAGTTTTTCATAACACATACTCCGCAGCATCACCTGGACGGTAAGCATACTGTCTTTGGAAAGGTTGTGCAGGGGCATGATGTTGTCTGCCGTCTTGAGCAGAACGATCCCATTATTAACATCAAAATCGTGGAAAAGAAGTAA